A genome region from Prinia subflava isolate CZ2003 ecotype Zambia chromosome 12, Cam_Psub_1.2, whole genome shotgun sequence includes the following:
- the PPP1R27 gene encoding protein phosphatase 1 regulatory subunit 27, which produces MPLCLKAPVSMRDYCPLSAPRYGRYAPRRRAARTVRFPNDVVFQDHIKQGDLEQVGRFIRARKVTLDTIYPSGMAALHEAVLTGNLDCVKLLVKYGADIHQRDENGWTPLHMACSDGYADIAR; this is translated from the exons ATGCCGCTGTGCCTGAAGGCTCCCGTCAGCATGAGGGACTATTGTCCCTTGTCGGCGCCGCGGTACGGCCGGTACGCGCCGCGGCGGAGGGCCGCACGCACCGTGCGCTTCCCCAACGACGTCGTCTTTCAGGACCACATCAAGCAGGGGGACCTGGAGCAGGTGGGCAGGTTCATACGAGCCAGGAAGGTGACACTGGACACCATCTACCCTTCTG GCATGGCAGCCCTCCACGAAGCCGTGCTGACAGGAAACCTGGACTGTGTCAAGCTCCTGGTGAAATATGGCGCTGACATCCACCAGAGAGATGAGAACGGGTGGACGCCCCTGCACATGGCCTGCAGCGACGGCTACGCTGACATAGCCAGGTAA
- the MCRIP1 gene encoding mapk-regulated corepressor-interacting protein 1 yields MTERNPRTSSTPNTRTWCSCSEPPRCTERARRKAAPTASGPGRGAAPARGPGLGPGGGRAAALGIANRDPLCTFPIKHFGYRRSPPVTAAHGPGPGRAAWGGAVAAGRGRGCACALRRFRLSRSRRREGPGEGRALPGDGRGAQRGLARPRLPPQPPEPVRPRRAPPSAAAMASSPVSRVVYNGKRSGGPRSPGAGSEIFTPAHEENVRFIYEAWQCVERDLRSQMGSERGLVEEYVEKMPNPSLKAFKPVDLGDLKRRNTQDAKKS; encoded by the exons ATGACGGAGAGAAACCCTCGGACCTCATCGACCCCGAATACGAGGACCTGGTGCAGCTGTTCGGAGCCACCGCGCTGCACTGAGCGGGCACGGCGAAAAGCGGCGCCGACAGCctcggggccgggccggggggctGCGCCTGCCCGAGGGCCTGGGCTGGGCCCGGGCGGCGGCCGGGCAGCGGCGCTCGGTATCGCGAATCGGGATCCACTTTGTACTTTTCCAATAAAGCATTTCGGTTACCGCCGGTCACCGCCGGTCACCGCCGCGCacgggccggggccgggccgggccgcctGGGGGGGTGCGGTCGCCGCCGGGAGGGGGCGGGGCTGCGCCTGCGCGCTGCGGCGCTTCCGTCTGTCCCGCTCGCGCAGGCGGGAGGGCCCAGGTGAGGGGCGCGCGTTGCCCGGCGACGGGCGGGGGGCGCAGCGCGGCCTAGCCCGGCCTCGCCTTCCTCCGCAGCCCCCCGAGCCCGTccggccccgccgagccccgccgAGCGCCGCCGCCATGGCCAG CTCCCCCGTGTCCCGGGTGGTGTACAACGGAAAGCGGAGCGGCGGCCCGCGCTCCCCCGGCGCCGGCAGCGAGATCTTCACGCCGGCCCACGAGGAGAACGTGCGCTTCATTTACGAGG cctggcagtgcgTGGAGCGCGACCTGCGCAGCCAGATGGGCTCCGAGCGCGGCCTGGTCGAGGAGTACGTGGAGAAGATGCCGAACCCCAGCCTGAAAG CGTTTAAACCCGTCGACCTGGGTGATCTgaagaggaggaacacacaGGATGCAAAGAAGTCCTAA